From a region of the Geminocystis sp. M7585_C2015_104 genome:
- a CDS encoding DUF2237 domain-containing protein, translated as MTKARNVFGKPLEVCCKSPLTGFYRDGCCNTGPGDFGLHLVCAKVTKEFLEFTLSRGNDLITPMPLYNFPGLKPGDRWCLCVSRWLEALEAGVAPPVNLHATHEKTLEFVPLEVLQEYSLDL; from the coding sequence ATGACGAAAGCAAGAAACGTATTTGGAAAACCCTTAGAAGTTTGTTGTAAGTCTCCCCTCACCGGTTTCTACCGCGATGGTTGTTGTAATACTGGCCCCGGGGATTTTGGACTACATCTTGTATGCGCAAAGGTAACAAAAGAGTTTTTAGAATTTACACTAAGCAGGGGGAATGATTTGATTACACCTATGCCCTTGTATAACTTCCCGGGTTTGAAACCAGGAGATAGGTGGTGTTTGTGTGTTAGTCGTTGGTTGGAGGCCCTAGAAGCTGGTGTAGCCCCGCCTGTAAATTTGCATGCTACCCATGAGAAAACACTAGAATTTGTCCCCCTCGAGGTGTTACAAGAGTACTCTCTAGATCTTTGA